Below is a genomic region from Phragmites australis chromosome 20, lpPhrAust1.1, whole genome shotgun sequence.
CACCTTGTCTTAGAGCAATAATTGAAACACACATACGGTTATTAGAATGAACCATCTATATGTTCTCCTTTCTAAAGATGGCATTTAACCACAGACGATTTCTTTTAGTAATCCGTATGTGTTTATTGTTCAGGCATAGAtagtttttaaaagaaattgtatgtgacaatatcacaaacagtttttttttaaaaaaatcgtcTGTGAGTTCTGATAAAACTAGACGGCTGATCATGCTACAGACACATCTGCTTAGCAATCGTTCCTCACTATTTTATTAGTGACAGTTTTAAAAAACCCGTAAATGTCACTCGTCTATTTTCACTGACTTGTGACAATAGTACACATAAAATACACATTTCAACTGCTTTTCCAAACTAAAATCCACTTACATTAGCCCTATCACCTTTTGGACTAGTACTAATCCGCACTTGATAACTGGTTGCATCTAATCCAACGACTACACATCAATGCCTATACATGCACATACTGCCATTCTCTGCGTCTGCTCCGGTTGTCTCCTTCCTCTTGCTCACGCCACTTCCAATGGAAAGCTCTTGAGGTGAAATAAAGGGGAAGGCAAATAAAggaacaacaaaacaaaagctCCCAACTGAACGTTTTGGGCCTCGTGCAGCTCTGACTGGCTGACGGGCTGACTGGTAATGGACGTCTATGATCAACTTGCCTGCTTAGCGTTGCCGATAAAATCGACAGCTGCGATGAGACAACGGAGTGCGAGTCCAAGACAGTCAAGCAGGGGCAAGGgcgggcaggcaggcaggcaggcaggcatgcACAAAAATGTTTTTTAATTGTTGTTGCCGTGCCCAAAGGGAAAAGTAGGGCAGAGCGGTGGGACCACGGTGAAATAGCAGCTCAGCAAACAAGGTCACTTTGCATAAACATCTTGGACATATTTAAAATTTGGGTTGCACCCTATTATGTACGGAAATATACGAATATTTGGAGCATCGAAATTAATTATAATAATCTTTGTACCGTGGTActgatttcttttttgttttccaGTTAGCAACATTATTCTAACGGAATTGCTAAACTTCAGTCACCTGAATTTGCGTTGATTTTAACCAATGTTTTAGTGTCCCATAGATACGAATACTAACACAGGAAAAACACTACACACAAAATATGATTGGATAATATATAATGAACAGAAACATGTGAGTGAAACTTGAGAATTTTTCAGTTGGTTGTTCAGCACAAGTACGATACTAGGACCTTTGGAATGCAAGCACTTCACAGATTTAGTTCTTGTAGTAAATAGGATGAATTCCAATATTCCAATGGGTTCCATGGATCATGCACAATTTTAGTCCATGACTTAAATATGGGTTCAACTGGTTTTAATTGATTAGCTATTTGGAAACTGACAGATGTAAGTTAATCCTTCAGTTAACATTAACTCCAGCTGTAGATCGAGATAGCCCGCTTTCTCGactcttttttccccttctaCAGGGCTAAGAGGCGAAAAAGGGCGAAAGCGCTTCTCGGTATGGATCTCGTTGATTCCTCCCCTCTGGCGTCTTCTCCGACATTGGGAGGGAGGAGCATCGGGTCGTCAACGGCCGCTGTAGCGTATAGCTTCTAGTTTTTAGTAGTAGGCAAGGGTTTCCCGTGGAAACCATGGTTAGGGCTCGATGGAGGCTGTTGTTCCTCCAGAAGATCTCTGGTGGCGTCATCCTCGATGTGAGCTCTAGCGATGTCATTCTTAATGCGAGTTTTGGTGACGATACGAGATCCGGTGATTCTTCCGTTGTTTTCCTCACCCGGTTGTGATGGGTTGTAGGAGTTGCATCCCAATTTTGGGTTGTCTATCTTCTTCATCGGTGAGTTTCAATCTCTTGGTAGCGGATTCTGCTTCCGAGCTTCCATTTTCTTCAGATGTGGAGGTGGATGCGCTGGATTTAATCTCTTTCTTACCTGTTGAAGTGGCGTCTGATGGTCGTTCAGTGTTCTTTATGCATGTTGATGGAGAGCTTGGCGTGTTATCTCTTGCAGTGTTTCAAACGGTTGGCGCTACTTCCTCGGGTTTTCAAGGAAATCTCTTCTCCATCATGAGTGGAAAGAGCATCCGTTCGGGGATGAGGAAGATGAACACGAGGACTTTAGAAGGGCTttattgtaatttttgttttcttcaggTCCTCTTGTAATGTGTGGGATGTAATTTCCATCTTTTACTAATATAAACCCAACcctgttccaaaaaaaaaagttaacttCAGTTAAAATATGGTCTAGTACACTCGAGGTAAGGGTTGGCACAGTAATGAATCACCATTTGTTTTCATTTGAAGGTGGTCCAAAATCCAAATGAGAAAATGACAAGGGCTACATTGCAATTGCCAACTCTGCTCACCTCGCCTCAGACTctgagagaagagagggagaaagtgtgagagagaaaggagaaagagTGGGAACTGGGGAGCGACAAAGCCATACCTTGCCGACCTTGCTCCATGTACAAAGCCCACAAGGCAACCAGGCGGTAGCGTTTACACCTCCACCTTGCAGAGTCTAGGACTGCAagtgagagaagagagaagtAGGAGAGAGAAGCAGGGGCGGgggggggagtgagggagagattATGGTGGTGTAGGGCTGAGTGGGAAGGGAAGCGAGAGGGAGCAAATGGTGGGGGTATGCGCCGGTGGCGACGGCAGCGAAGGGACGCTCGCGAGGTGGCGAAGGGCGGCCGCCAAGCGGATCGGCCTCTCCTGCGCATCCTTCTTCTCCTACGCCGCCTCTCCCTCCCCGCCTTCCAAGACTGTATGcggcatctctctctctctctctctctctctctctctctccctccgagGATTTAGGGGCATATGTTCTTGGCAAAAGGGCCCCAGAAATGGCTATCTTTCCTGCATTATTCACTATCTCATCAGGGTTGCTCTGTGTTTTCAGTTCATGGTTGTTTTATGTGAAGAAAATGAGATTCTTTTAACATCTATGCAAGTTCTTAGTTAACTGTAGCAATACTATCAAAAGTTTCAGGGCTCCATTTTTATTGGATTTGAATTTCTTTTGGTTTTCCCCACCGAATGAATGCATCTGTTTCGTGTCCCTGTTCTTCGGGCTTCCAGTTTCTTGCTTTTTATTTTCCTGTCCATTTCAGCTCTTTCTCACCTATATCTTGGTTGTGGTGTCTTTTCCTCAAAAAATAACTATTAGATTTGTATTTTAACATGCCTATACCCCTCCCTTGTTTCTTTTGTCTTGGGCAATCCTATTGGCTTAATTTTAGTATtcattctgatttttttttaccagaaTGAAAGTAACAAAATCACTCCTTTTGCCTTTCTTTTCGTCTTAGGTGTGCCTTACTAACAGTAGATGCTTGGCCTACCTGGTTTGTATCAGTTCTTGGTACTGTTCATCCATTATTGGGAATTATTGTTCTGGCTTTCTCTTCAGCTTACCTTGTACTGGTACCCTGGGAGAAATATTAGCACCACATTTGAAAGTTTGGTGCACATGGACCCTCCACATTGTCCACCATGTACTATTTTTACGgtcatttatttttcttcaaaactttATTTTAGATCCAGGCATCTAGCTTTGCACAAGTTACATTTTCAATCTATTTATATTAGTCCGAACGCCattttgtttcagttttttatTAACGGCTCTGCATTCTCTTGGGTATTGGTACCTTTTCCCCCATTTGAGGTTTTCTGGTGGTTGTTGCAAGTTGCTCTGCAAAGggttcattttttatttttgcattttgTGTTCCCTAaaaatttctattttttctcagAAATATGAGCATTTCTATTTCTTCCTTCTCCAACATTCTGTTTCCTTGGTACTGGAGACTTTCTGGTTTTGTATACCTGTGTTTAAGAACTGTAGACAAACATGTTATCCTGTAGCTTGACTGATAGCACTTTTTTAGCAGTGCTAGTGTTTCAGCACTGTAAGGAAGGAACACATGGTGGGTGCATGTGTGTGTCTTGAATTTCTTTTTCGACCCACATGTATGTCTTAGATATCATTGATAGATAAATAGTAGATGAAAGTACGAAAATACCGAAGAGGACAACCttgcctttctttttttcccttttatcGCATAGCATATTTATTGTTCTAACAATTGGAACGGTATCTTGAATGTAGCTGTAGTGTATACCATTCCGTAACACATTGTGGTTTGTGATATATGCAGATCTCATGCTCAGCAGTGAATGCGCCTGCAGAGGGCAGTGATGGAGAACAACAAAAGCTGGAGGAGCCCACCAGCACCAGAATGGCTGACAAGGTACCAGCTATATGTCCACTTAcgtctcctttttctttttttctctaaatGTACGATTTTCGATTTGGACCACCAACActtttcttatatttttctcTCGATAATGGAGCTTTTTTATGCGGAAAAAAAGCTTTTCAGTAACCAAGTATGGTGTTTTATATGTGTCCACTAATGAACCAGTGAAGAGATCAGGAGCATGCTTACCTAAGAATGGTTAAGGTAGCAAGAGACAAGCTACTGGTTaagatagcaagagacaagctGATTAGTTATGGTAGCTGTGACTAAAAGGTGAATTAGGGCAAGTGGGATGCAGCAGAAAATCTTGATATTCTGGGCTTCACTCTAGTCCCTCTCTTATGAGTGCTTAGGAGTCGTCAAGGGTGAAGGTGGTTGATGCTTAGAGGAATGTCTCCGAGACAAGTTGTTTTTTGAAAGGAAAGATCTTACGAGGTGATTATATTGCGGGTTAAGGCTCTTGAAACAGAAGATATGCTAATAGTCTTTCAAATATTGATGGTCCAGACATCTGATGTTTCTGTCTTCACTCATCGGCTTTCGGTCTTATAGTTTGAAAGGATGActtttgcaacttgcaagtaTATACAAAGGCTGCATACATTTATTTAGTGCATGCACATAATGGGTCGCAGGACTGTCCACTGACATCTAATAGTGGCCCTCGTAATTGTGTCTGCCCTTTTTAGGTTTCAATAATTTGGTAATATGGTGTCCTGGTACTTTTTAGCGGTGGTGGACATTTAAGTGGTCTTTCAGATGAGATAATGCTTGTCTCCCTAATGGCACATAAAAGTAAGAGCGGTCATTTAATATCTTGGTAGCTACAGAGACCAACAGGGAATATCTTGACATTATGCTCATTTCTCCAAGAAAATAATTCATTTTCTTTTAAACTATTTAAAAGAAACGATTTATAAAGTTGCGGCCATGCATATCATGATATACAGTGCTAGTGAATCACGCCATAGTTAAATGCACTTTGACTTCTTTTGTAGCAGATGCCATCAAAATTAAAATGCAGTTTGCAAATATATTATTAGTTCAATCAGTAGGTCTTTTGGGATTTTCTGGtaatatttttgtaaaaaaaaaatgatgtaagAACAGAAACAACATTAGCGGATGTTTTGTTTATGTTCTTGAATGCAATCTCTTCACCAACTAGGTTGCAGACAAAATTTCTACTGAAGTGAAATTTTGACCTAAACAAATTCGCCTAATGCCTATGATAAGATATGTCGAGTTCACAAGTAATTTGAAGTTTGGCAAAGtcttttatctttttcttaatgGACAGTCCTATGTGGTCCACTGGGTGATGCCAGCTTGCAACGTGTACAATAATTTCCATGTATTGGCCTCCTAACATCTCATTATCAAAGTAATTAGTCATCTCTCACGAGTGTGCTTGTCAGGTTAGCTTGGAGCTTATGAAAATGGGGCTTCCTGGCTCCTGTTCATACACATTTGTAGTAAGTTATAAGCGCTAAATGATGCATTAAACGAAGCATGCATGATCATGGATCTTGCTCTAGAATGagaatatttattattttaagtAAATCTAAAGTTTGCACTCATTTAATTATGACCTTTCATGGACTTGCAGTTTACTTTCTAATTATTCTCACATGTACGTTATGCTCTTAAATTTCAGAATCTATGTGCAATATGTTTGgagctcctcagcagcagcagcagcagtgacGTTGACAATGGTGAGAGGCCAGCTATCTTCACAGCGCAATGCTCCCACTCTTTCCACTTCCTATGCATCGCCTCCAACATTCGGCATGGCAATGTCACATGCCCTATCTGCCGTGCACAATGGTCTGAGCTGCCACGTGACCTGAAGGTTCCGCCATTGCTGCACAACCAGTCGGATCCAATCCTCCGCATCCTTGATGACAACATTGCGACCTCCCGTGTTAACAGAAGATCCTCCATCCGTGCTGCCCGCTACAACGATGATGACCCCATTGAGCCATACACTTTGACTGAGCATGTGGACCCATGTCTTCGCTTCACCCTTATTCCGGCTCCAGTGGCAGCTCACCATTACCCCTGTGGACGCTTATTGCCACTACAACAGCACTGCCAATACAGCAGCTCCTCCATGCTTTCACCACCACAGATTGCTTCACCAAGCAGGCAAAGGCGTGCTTACCTATCTGTCAGTCTTGCTCCGCAGCCAGCCATGGACCTGGTTCTTGTTGCCAGCCCTAACGGGCCGCATCTAAGGCTCTTGAAGCAAGCAATGGCACTTGTTGTCTTCTCCATGCGGGCAATTGACCGGTTAGCCATTGTCACGAATGCCACCACCGCAACCCGTGCTTTCCCCCTGCGTCGGATGACATCCCATGGGAAGAGAATGGCATTGCAGGTCATTGAACACCTCTGCTGTGTTGGTGGAACTGATCCAGTAGGGGCTTTACATAAGGGCCTGAAGATATTGGAGGACCGGGCACATCAGAACCCGAGCAACTGCATCCTCCACTTATCTGACCATCCAGTGCGCAGCTGTGTTGGGGTGGACATGAACCATTCCACCCCGGTTCACCAGTTTCATGTTGGGCTTGGTTTTGGAGTACAGAGTGGCTTTATCATGCATGAGTTTGAGGAACTCCTGGCACGGTTGCTTGGCGGTGTCATAGGCGACACCCAGCTGAGGATAGGGGAGCATGGGGGAATGGTGAGGCTTGGAGAGCTGAGGGGTGGCGAGGAGAGAAGGATCCCTCTCGGCATTGTAGCAGATTGTGGCTTCGTACTGGTTGGTTTCAGTTACTTGGAGGGTGGACGAGAGGACCAGTTGAGGACAGGTGAAATCGCTGTGGGATTTGAGGAAAAAGGCGACAGCCGGTACTGCGGGATGAGAGATATCGGGCCGAGCATCGGTGGCGAGAGGAGGAGCTGCTGTGCTGACAGGCGTGACTACCATGACCCTTTCATTGCGCGACGCTGGGCGAAGCATTTCAATGTGTACAGGGCCTGAGTAAGGAGGCCTGCCTGATGATGATTGATGAGCTGCAAAATACGACTTGCtggtttcttttttaaaaattccTGCAAGCCATTTTATTGTGGTGTCTGTTTCTGTCTTTTGTTGTGGATCCGAATCCCTGTAAGAGTCTTGTTTCCATCGAAATGTGTGCAGAGGTTTTCTGTCAACCCCGTCAGTTTGTGTGAATCAGAATGTGAAACAGACCATActggaaaagaaaaaatggcAGTATTGGAGTTTGATAGTAATGAATGTTAGGAAGCCATTTTATTTGCATCGTTGTATTGGCATGTGTTCTCTCTTAATTTTATTTGCATCGTTGTTGTATTGGCATGTATAATTTTGGTTTTATTATTTCAGTAGGATTCTGGTCAAAAGAAATCTGTGCTCAGGATAAATTCTTCTAATTTTCTACTGCCCTTGATAATAGATATGAATCTtaaaaacaagaaaacaaaaagatCTTCAAGTCACATAAGGTGCAATACAACAATACTGTTCAGTTCAAGCTAGCAGAACATGAACCAACGCCGAAGTTACATTTAACGCCCAAAAATGTATCAATGTATAAAGATCAGAAGTCAATCTACAAAGAGAACCTCATTATGGTAGTCTACTCAGCATCAATTATGTGTTTCAAAGCCAAATATTCGGAAAACACCTGCAAAAACCAATAAATAGTAAGAGCCAAATTCGATTAAACCATTTTGCTCGTCATTACCACTTAGTGTTATGAACTGAAACAGAGATAATTCTCTATAATAAACCTTACAACAAAGACAATTCTCTATAATAAACCAGCCAGACAAACAGAGCTGTTAACAGGGAGAGTTTTACGTTTTTCCCTCAATCTCATGACATGGGTTCGAGCCCCTTCCTCCCAAATTTATTCCATAGCTCAAGTAGCCAGTTCAACCATTCCTGGCTTTTAGGCAATTTAGTAGAAAACCGGGTGGTTCAACCACATATTGACAGGATTGAAGCAGCTCAATTGCCAAGAAAGATCCAATAGCTAAACTGGACCAGGCATTGGTTCGGTTGTTTTCTCCGGTCTCAATGATTATGCTCTCACATAAATGAAGTCGGTTATATCGTAGTGAGTAAAGCTAGACATTTGTTTCATTAGACCAAACAAAAAGATTGAATTGCAGCAACCATACCTTCATCAGCCAGGTACTTGTTCTTGTCGTCTCCTGCATAGGCCAGGAGGTTGTACTTAGGGTTCCATTCAACACTATTCATAGCTGCTTTGCATGGAATCTGGTGAATTGATCGTCCAGTCTGAACATTGGCCTGATGAAAAGACAAAAtgttttttataaaaagaatatatacTTTTGACAACAGTTAGCCTCGAATCAGAAGGAAATTACACATGTGATCACTCACAATGTCAATGAAAGGATCTTCACTGGCATATGCAATGAATTCTCCAGTATGATTGAAGCTAACTGTTCTTACAGGCCAcctagaaaagaaaagaaatagaaaagggtATGTATTAGTAGATATTTGTAGGCTTATTGAAACTTAAAGTAGAGTTACTTAAGATCATACTCAATGATTTCATCTGCATTGACATATTATATAGTAAAGGTACTCTCTAAAAATACAGTGCTCCAAAAAACTGAATAATACAGACAACTGAGAACTCAGACTGAGAATAATAAAATAATCCAAAAATATTGCTATGATGCCATATTACATAGTAAAGGTACACTAGAAGAAAACATACTCAAGTTTTGAGAAGGTTTTAATGCATAGCAACTCTTTGACATTCCAAAGACTGACAAGTGAATCTGCACTTCCAACAGCGAAATACCTGGCATCAGAAAATTATGTAACTGGTATCATTAAAACAATTATAATCTCTCTAAATATTAGAGCAAAGCATATCAGACACTTGCCAGAACATGAAACTTATTTGCATATCCTTGTGGATCAGAACTTGCTAGACATAATTACTTTATGAGTTAATTAGTTCAGTACTATCACAAAGATGTCTAAGCTGGAAAATACCATCCAATATGAGGCTGACATGTCGGGCAAGGGACACAACTCAGAAACAATAGGTGTTTTTCTCCAACTCGATCGTTCAGATGATTTATTGAGCCTCACAGTTTGAAGTTCACAGTGTCTAGAATAGATAAGAATCTAGGTCAGGTGGCAAAATAATTTGCACCTTCTCTACGTAAATTCTGAATTCAGTATTGTATACATGGGACTGGCAACCCTAGCCTTTAAAACTCACTTACGGGTAGGTAATATCCTAGTTAATCACGCACCCAAAGGGCCCACAAAAAATCACTCACCCAAAGGTTGCTAGGACAGAATTTATTCTTTTATCTGATGAAACTACAACATACAAATTAAATAGTTCTTGATATTCTAATAGCCAGAATATAAGTTTAATAACTTAACTTGTGTCTATGTTAACTTGAATTAGAGTATTAACCATGATAGCATCTGCGTCAAACATTTATAGAGTTCATTGTTAAATGTTAAGTCAAACAGCAGACCAGACAACTCAATCAATATAGTGCAAATATCCAAGGGATTTTCCAGAGAGTACCAGGAGCAGGCATATTATGTGGATAGTGAAAAATGAATGAAGAAAGTGAAAAAAAGGGAGAACTGTCACCTATCAAGAGGATCCATTGCAATACAATAGCACCCTGCTGTATGAGCATTCAATTTGCAGGACTTTTGAAAGTTGAGATCCTTAACCACCTCAATGTGTCCTGCATAAGCAATAAACCATGTGGGAACATTAGCATCAACTGATATGATATGTAACACttgaaaattgaaatatgcCAAAATGTATGTTCCTTGTTTCTTATTCATAATAAATGTTCATGCAGAATTAAGTCAAAGGCATCTTAGTTCATTACCTAGCCCAGTAGTGATGAAGAATAGATCTCCAGTTTTATTCCATGCAATCTCATTGATCTGAGAAAAAATTCAATTAACAAATGTTAAATGGCCAAAGCAACTATTGATCTTAGGAATACATACTACAAAAAGTAACtgcaataaattgaaaataCAAAGCTTAGAAAGGTATATAAATC
It encodes:
- the LOC133901795 gene encoding E3 ubiquitin-protein ligase WAV3-like translates to MVGVCAGGDGSEGTLARWRRAAAKRIGLSCASFFSYAASPSPPSKTISCSAVNAPAEGSDGEQQKLEEPTSTRMADKNLCAICLELLSSSSSSDVDNGERPAIFTAQCSHSFHFLCIASNIRHGNVTCPICRAQWSELPRDLKVPPLLHNQSDPILRILDDNIATSRVNRRSSIRAARYNDDDPIEPYTLTEHVDPCLRFTLIPAPVAAHHYPCGRLLPLQQHCQYSSSSMLSPPQIASPSRQRRAYLSVSLAPQPAMDLVLVASPNGPHLRLLKQAMALVVFSMRAIDRLAIVTNATTATRAFPLRRMTSHGKRMALQVIEHLCCVGGTDPVGALHKGLKILEDRAHQNPSNCILHLSDHPVRSCVGVDMNHSTPVHQFHVGLGFGVQSGFIMHEFEELLARLLGGVIGDTQLRIGEHGGMVRLGELRGGEERRIPLGIVADCGFVLVGFSYLEGGREDQLRTGEIAVGFEEKGDSRYCGMRDIGPSIGGERRSCCADRRDYHDPFIARRWAKHFNVYRA